In the genome of Fibrobacter sp., one region contains:
- a CDS encoding DUF3990 domain-containing protein translates to MKLYHGTNIDFDAIDLQKSHKNKDFGQGFYLTADRDQAEQMAANKTALLGGSAQILEFECPENILDVKNLKVKVFSGYSKEWAEFILLNRNKSSEKRQHDYDVVYGPIADDKVGLQIKFYQQNFISLDVLMERLKFHHVTFQYYFGTERALEFLKRVHE, encoded by the coding sequence ATGAAGCTCTATCATGGCACGAATATAGACTTTGATGCTATCGATCTGCAAAAATCCCACAAAAACAAGGATTTCGGCCAGGGCTTTTATTTGACCGCCGATAGAGATCAGGCTGAGCAAATGGCGGCTAACAAAACGGCTCTGTTGGGCGGATCTGCGCAAATATTGGAATTTGAGTGTCCCGAAAACATTCTGGATGTGAAAAATCTGAAAGTAAAGGTTTTCTCAGGCTATTCTAAGGAATGGGCTGAATTCATTTTGCTGAACCGCAATAAATCTAGCGAAAAACGGCAACACGACTACGACGTTGTCTACGGTCCTATTGCGGACGACAAGGTTGGTTTGCAGATAAAGTTTTATCAGCAAAATTTTATTTCACTAGACGTTTTGATGGAACGGTTGAAGTTCCATCATGTAACTTTTCAATACTACTTTGGTACAGAACGAGCTCTAGAATTTTTGAAGAGGGTTCATGAGTAA
- a CDS encoding DUF3791 domain-containing protein: protein MDELSKNRAEFIVWVLSDFAEQHGMNDVEAYRYAKKHDGISYLNAHYGILHTQSMEDAVESLAEFCKNHGGAVA from the coding sequence ATGGATGAACTTTCCAAAAACAGGGCTGAATTCATTGTTTGGGTGCTTTCTGATTTTGCGGAACAGCATGGCATGAATGACGTTGAAGCGTATAGGTACGCAAAAAAACATGATGGCATTTCGTATCTAAATGCGCACTATGGTATTCTTCACACACAATCCATGGAGGATGCCGTAGAGTCTTTGGCCGAATTTTGCAAGAACCATGGCGGGGCGGTAGCATGA
- a CDS encoding ATP-binding protein, producing the protein MNGNKNMSSLSLSQLSTILTDFRESARLVQFVRRSFEFENYGCYVFVGVRRAGKSYLMFQRMNELVSQGVDWDDIVYVNFEDERLIGFDTEDFNKILEVQYSRRSAKPYLFLDEVQNVPGWHKFVRRLADSKHIVYVTGSNAKMLSGDIATTLGGRYLIREVYPFSFREFLDAKGAQLPALQKSSIAMSTAERGRLEGLFEQYFLFGGFPESLAFVDRRSYVSSVFQKIYLGDVIARNGITNVMSLKVMLKKLAESVKQPVSFNRVCNIVGACGVKVGINTIISFIGACSDSWLLLPLRNYTGKLVDKETKPKYYFVDNGILSLLLVDPTTTLLENMVALSLFRRYGHDLDNERVFFYGAAYEVDFYVPEDELAVQVSFAIGGDETTFEREVSALSKLPKVLPCRRRVVVTYGEECSLRDSYGEIEVLPCWKWLLD; encoded by the coding sequence TTGAATGGGAATAAAAATATGAGCAGTTTAAGCTTGTCGCAATTATCCACGATTTTGACTGATTTTCGGGAGTCCGCAAGACTTGTCCAGTTCGTGCGGCGCTCCTTTGAATTCGAAAATTATGGTTGTTATGTTTTTGTAGGGGTGCGTCGCGCAGGAAAGTCGTACTTGATGTTTCAGCGAATGAATGAGCTGGTCTCCCAGGGGGTGGACTGGGATGATATCGTGTATGTGAACTTTGAAGATGAGCGCTTGATTGGTTTCGATACCGAGGATTTCAATAAGATTTTGGAAGTCCAATATTCTCGGAGATCCGCGAAACCTTATCTGTTTCTTGATGAGGTGCAGAACGTTCCTGGTTGGCATAAGTTTGTACGTCGTCTGGCGGATAGCAAACATATTGTGTATGTAACTGGCAGCAATGCAAAAATGCTCTCTGGAGATATTGCGACGACTCTCGGTGGTCGTTATCTCATACGGGAGGTATACCCTTTCTCGTTTCGCGAGTTTCTTGATGCTAAGGGGGCGCAACTGCCTGCCCTGCAGAAATCCTCTATCGCGATGTCCACTGCAGAACGTGGCCGGCTAGAAGGACTTTTCGAACAATATTTTTTATTTGGTGGATTTCCTGAAAGCCTTGCCTTTGTGGATCGACGTTCCTATGTGTCCAGCGTATTTCAAAAGATCTACCTTGGTGATGTGATTGCTCGCAATGGAATAACTAATGTGATGTCGTTGAAGGTCATGTTGAAAAAACTGGCGGAAAGCGTCAAACAGCCGGTTTCCTTCAATAGAGTCTGTAATATTGTTGGCGCTTGTGGGGTCAAGGTCGGTATCAACACCATTATCTCGTTCATCGGCGCCTGTTCTGATTCTTGGTTGTTGCTTCCTCTCAGAAACTATACCGGCAAACTTGTGGATAAGGAAACTAAACCGAAGTATTACTTTGTTGATAATGGAATTCTGAGCCTATTGTTGGTGGATCCGACGACCACGCTGCTAGAAAATATGGTTGCTTTGAGTCTGTTTCGTAGGTATGGTCACGATCTGGATAACGAAAGAGTTTTCTTTTACGGAGCCGCCTACGAGGTTGATTTTTACGTTCCGGAAGATGAATTGGCCGTACAGGTATCCTTTGCCATTGGCGGAGATGAGACAACGTTTGAAAGGGAGGTTTCGGCGTTGTCGAAACTCCCAAAGGTTCTGCCATGCAGGCGGCGTGTGGTTGTTACATATGGTGAAGAATGCAGCCTGAGGGATTCCTACGGTGAAATAGAGGTTTTGCCGTGTTGGAAGTGGCTTTTGGACTGA
- a CDS encoding histidine triad nucleotide-binding protein produces MSENCLFCKIIKGEIPSKKIYEDDDVFAFHDIAPQAPVHFLVIPKKHISSLMEMQAEDCELVGKLLFHAQRIAKELGLEESGARFVFNCKEDAGQTVFHIHLHVVGGQKLGWPPFPQA; encoded by the coding sequence ATGAGTGAAAACTGCCTTTTCTGTAAGATTATCAAGGGAGAGATCCCTTCCAAGAAGATTTATGAAGACGACGATGTGTTCGCCTTCCACGATATCGCCCCCCAGGCACCGGTTCATTTCCTGGTGATTCCCAAGAAGCACATTTCCAGCCTCATGGAGATGCAGGCCGAGGATTGCGAGCTGGTGGGTAAGCTTTTGTTCCACGCACAGCGCATCGCAAAGGAACTGGGTCTCGAAGAATCTGGCGCACGTTTCGTGTTCAACTGCAAGGAAGACGCGGGCCAGACTGTTTTCCACATTCATTTGCATGTGGTGGGCGGCCAGAAGTTGGGTTGGCCCCCGTTCCCGCAGGCTTAA
- the recO gene encoding DNA repair protein RecO encodes MLVKSRCIVLHRFPYSDSSFIVKALTEESGVVSFILKGGKRKESPFKGALDPLALSEVVFRQNPQKSSGDGLMFVKEATLLDWHGNMRNDLMSTAVAQVMAEIVMRYAPPGVPLQDEFALLNRALDNLNSADDLGTAQPISNVFAQWLLDTSDLWGYHLDLGTCSRCERSLEEPPADFHPESGGLICRACQGVDTPRARIQTTAGLWALRNGQSIGDSRVFVENALLAYLRNHIGFLKEIHSLQWLQEIRRLCSAQTT; translated from the coding sequence GTGTTAGTCAAGTCTCGTTGCATTGTTCTTCATCGGTTTCCGTACAGCGATTCCAGTTTTATCGTGAAGGCCCTAACCGAGGAGAGCGGCGTTGTCTCCTTTATATTAAAGGGAGGCAAGCGCAAGGAGTCGCCTTTCAAGGGGGCGCTGGACCCGCTGGCTCTTAGCGAAGTGGTGTTCCGGCAGAACCCGCAAAAGTCTAGCGGCGACGGGCTCATGTTCGTGAAGGAGGCAACCCTCCTGGACTGGCACGGCAATATGCGAAACGACTTGATGAGTACTGCGGTTGCACAGGTGATGGCGGAGATCGTGATGCGTTACGCCCCGCCGGGGGTTCCCTTGCAGGACGAGTTCGCGTTGCTGAACCGCGCATTGGATAACTTGAATAGCGCGGATGATTTAGGCACCGCGCAGCCCATAAGCAACGTGTTTGCCCAGTGGCTCCTGGATACAAGCGACTTGTGGGGCTACCACCTGGACCTGGGAACTTGCAGCCGTTGCGAACGTTCGCTGGAGGAGCCGCCGGCAGATTTCCATCCGGAATCCGGGGGTCTCATCTGCAGGGCCTGCCAAGGTGTCGACACGCCCCGCGCCCGCATCCAGACCACAGCGGGACTTTGGGCCCTGCGCAATGGCCAAAGCATCGGCGACAGCCGGGTATTCGTGGAGAATGCACTCCTCGCCTACCTCAGGAACCACATCGGCTTTTTAAAGGAAATTCATTCTCTACAATGGTTACAGGAGATTAGAAGACTATGCTCAGCGCAAACGACATAA
- the panB gene encoding 3-methyl-2-oxobutanoate hydroxymethyltransferase, translated as MLSANDIKLKKAKGEKVSMITAYDYAFAQMAEAAGVDQILVGDSLANTMLGYKSTREVGMNEMLIFVGAVCRGAANTHVVADMPYGSDANPQLALDNARRFMDVGASSVKLEGVPAGVIENLIAHDIPVCGHLGLLPQTAANFKQKGQTEEEAAKIMADAKYIDSIGCFEFVLEHIPEALGTQITEAVKAVTIGIGGGRFTDGQVLVMHDALGMHNRKIPPFATKFADMYSVGVEGMKKYVESVKTI; from the coding sequence ATGCTCAGCGCAAACGACATAAAGTTGAAGAAGGCCAAGGGCGAAAAAGTATCTATGATCACCGCCTACGACTACGCTTTTGCCCAGATGGCAGAGGCTGCAGGCGTAGACCAGATTCTCGTGGGAGACAGCCTGGCCAACACTATGCTTGGCTACAAGAGCACCCGCGAGGTAGGCATGAATGAAATGCTGATTTTCGTAGGCGCCGTATGCCGCGGTGCCGCAAACACCCACGTGGTGGCGGACATGCCCTACGGTAGCGACGCCAACCCCCAGTTGGCCCTGGATAACGCCCGCCGCTTTATGGATGTAGGCGCCAGCTCCGTCAAGCTGGAAGGGGTTCCCGCAGGCGTCATCGAGAACTTGATCGCCCACGACATCCCGGTTTGTGGTCACTTGGGCCTTTTGCCCCAGACCGCCGCCAACTTCAAGCAGAAGGGTCAGACTGAGGAAGAAGCCGCCAAGATCATGGCCGACGCCAAGTATATAGACAGCATCGGGTGCTTCGAGTTCGTTCTGGAACACATTCCGGAGGCTCTGGGCACCCAGATTACGGAAGCCGTGAAGGCAGTGACCATTGGAATCGGCGGCGGACGCTTTACCGACGGCCAGGTTCTGGTGATGCACGACGCCCTGGGCATGCACAACCGAAAGATTCCGCCTTTCGCCACCAAGTTCGCCGATATGTACAGCGTTGGCGTAGAAGGAATGAAAAAGTACGTGGAAAGCGTGAAGACAATCTAA
- a CDS encoding phosphatase, whose product MENKLIATVDIGSHSCLMLIAAFEEGKLVPKLQKAEVCRLGEDVYDDGSDEPRPISEKRIKELCDIMVKFRMDLHALGAKLQAVVMTEAMRRASNQEEVLDAVEKAIWMRPQIISGEQEGKLTYRSVKEWHGEDIVTVDIGGGSTELSNGETTFSIPVGALKMFKEMGPIPGPEYKKFVKEAFKDVSFKGMTKKQVFLIGGTGTALAMVYLDKQQFDYKAIEGLELTIRDLEAVTTRISNLSKELRAMLPGLENGRHEVIICGLFWLKSLLEKLRVESFKISTAGLRFGLLYPPEAEPEEKPKAKRVPPWLKKKSEGEIS is encoded by the coding sequence ATGGAAAATAAGCTTATCGCCACAGTAGACATCGGAAGCCACAGCTGCCTTATGCTGATTGCTGCTTTCGAAGAGGGTAAATTAGTTCCCAAGCTCCAGAAGGCGGAAGTCTGCCGCCTGGGCGAAGACGTTTACGACGACGGCTCCGACGAACCCCGCCCCATCAGCGAAAAGCGTATCAAGGAACTTTGCGATATCATGGTGAAGTTCCGTATGGACTTGCATGCCCTGGGTGCAAAGCTCCAGGCTGTAGTCATGACAGAAGCCATGCGTCGCGCCAGCAACCAGGAAGAAGTCCTGGACGCTGTGGAAAAAGCCATCTGGATGCGCCCGCAGATCATCAGCGGCGAACAGGAAGGCAAGCTGACCTACCGTTCCGTAAAGGAATGGCACGGCGAAGATATCGTCACCGTAGATATCGGTGGCGGCTCCACTGAACTTTCCAACGGCGAAACCACCTTCTCTATCCCCGTGGGCGCCCTGAAGATGTTCAAGGAAATGGGTCCCATCCCGGGTCCTGAATACAAGAAGTTTGTAAAGGAAGCTTTCAAGGACGTTAGCTTCAAGGGTATGACCAAGAAGCAGGTGTTCCTGATCGGTGGCACCGGTACGGCTCTGGCCATGGTCTACCTGGACAAGCAGCAGTTCGACTACAAGGCCATCGAAGGCCTAGAACTGACCATCCGCGACCTGGAAGCCGTGACCACAAGAATTTCCAACCTTTCCAAGGAACTCCGCGCCATGTTGCCGGGCTTGGAAAATGGCCGTCACGAAGTAATCATCTGCGGTCTGTTCTGGCTGAAATCCCTTTTGGAAAAACTCCGCGTAGAAAGTTTCAAGATCAGTACTGCCGGATTGCGTTTTGGATTGCTGTATCCGCCCGAGGCTGAACCCGAAGAAAAGCCAAAGGCAAAGAGAGTCCCGCCCTGGCTGAAAAAGAAATCGGAAGGCGAAATCTCGTAA
- a CDS encoding rRNA pseudouridine synthase, which translates to MRINKFISLCGIASRRAADTLIADGKVMVNGEVISDLGHQVDEEKDQVVVDGVRARLPKKCTTIMFHKPAGCVCTKDDPQGRQTVYDYLPPGYHTLKYVGRLDLQSRGLILFTDDGELLHRLTHPSYEIPRSYFVWTDRPLSEHAAQRLVDGVDIREEGAEEEEIAFATDIYLEKGFAELVLTEGKNREIRRMMRAVGYEIRDLKRVSYCRLQLGDLPAGEFRELTADEMNKLRQAVHV; encoded by the coding sequence ATGAGAATCAACAAATTCATTTCTTTATGTGGTATCGCCAGCCGCCGCGCTGCCGACACCTTGATTGCCGACGGCAAGGTCATGGTCAACGGCGAAGTCATTAGCGACTTGGGCCACCAGGTTGACGAAGAAAAGGACCAGGTGGTTGTGGACGGCGTTCGCGCACGCCTCCCCAAGAAGTGTACCACCATCATGTTCCACAAGCCCGCCGGATGCGTTTGCACCAAGGACGACCCCCAGGGACGTCAAACTGTCTACGACTACCTGCCTCCCGGCTACCACACGTTGAAATATGTGGGTCGTCTGGACTTGCAGAGCCGCGGTCTGATTCTCTTTACCGACGATGGCGAACTTTTGCACCGTCTCACCCACCCCAGCTACGAGATTCCCCGCAGCTACTTCGTGTGGACGGACCGCCCCCTCAGTGAACATGCCGCCCAAAGGCTGGTTGACGGCGTAGACATCCGTGAAGAAGGCGCAGAGGAAGAAGAAATCGCTTTCGCTACAGACATTTACCTGGAGAAGGGTTTTGCAGAACTGGTGCTTACCGAAGGCAAGAACCGCGAAATCCGCCGTATGATGCGCGCCGTAGGTTATGAAATCCGCGACTTGAAACGTGTGAGCTACTGCAGACTGCAGCTGGGCGACTTGCCTGCCGGCGAGTTCCGCGAACTCACCGCCGACGAAATGAACAAGCTCCGTCAGGCAGTTCACGTATGA
- a CDS encoding metallophosphoesterase has translation MSSADAQNRVESGAQDRIVSGARTLYIGDIHGCADELEKIVDAFGFVRGKDTLYQTGDIINKGPDMLRAIKFVQQNGILTVRGNHEEHLIRMMTTPQCDWTEKQCARFARLPLEDWEYILAEVQNWPLWRDTPHALLVHAGLEPGKTRLEDMDPKVILSIRYWNDIPWFDQVTWNKPVVFGHWAKMGFVDRRPHFIGLDSGCVYGKKLTAWCPEEDKFYVVPAAREYSPVKDKAKTALDAPCKVPGDKLPEEERPKTFDDIKARIASGDIAPADNSKEAEAIRKASPSITAEWSGY, from the coding sequence ATGAGTTCCGCAGACGCACAAAATCGCGTCGAGTCAGGCGCGCAAGACCGTATAGTGTCAGGCGCCCGCACCCTCTACATCGGGGACATTCACGGCTGCGCCGATGAACTGGAAAAGATTGTAGACGCCTTTGGATTCGTCCGCGGGAAGGATACGCTGTACCAGACCGGCGACATCATCAACAAGGGTCCGGACATGCTGCGAGCCATCAAGTTCGTGCAGCAGAACGGGATCTTGACTGTCCGCGGAAACCACGAGGAACACCTCATCCGCATGATGACCACGCCGCAATGCGACTGGACCGAAAAACAATGCGCACGCTTTGCCCGTCTCCCTCTGGAAGACTGGGAATACATTCTCGCCGAGGTTCAGAACTGGCCCCTCTGGCGCGACACACCCCACGCGCTTCTGGTCCATGCCGGGCTGGAACCGGGCAAGACGCGTCTGGAGGATATGGACCCGAAGGTCATCTTGTCCATCCGCTATTGGAACGATATTCCCTGGTTTGATCAGGTGACGTGGAATAAGCCTGTGGTGTTTGGCCACTGGGCCAAGATGGGATTCGTGGACCGTCGCCCCCACTTCATCGGGCTGGATTCCGGATGCGTGTACGGCAAGAAGCTTACCGCCTGGTGTCCGGAAGAAGACAAATTCTACGTGGTGCCCGCCGCCCGCGAATACTCTCCCGTAAAGGACAAGGCAAAGACCGCACTGGATGCGCCCTGCAAGGTGCCCGGCGACAAGCTCCCCGAAGAAGAACGTCCCAAAACCTTCGACGACATCAAGGCCCGTATTGCCAGTGGCGACATCGCCCCCGCCGACAACAGCAAGGAAGCCGAAGCCATCCGCAAGGCTAGCCCCAGCATCACCGCCGAATGGAGCGGTTACTAA
- a CDS encoding toxin-antitoxin system YwqK family antitoxin — protein MKRFFFVVNISIILLFAAVSAFGADAGSQNVTQVKYDTVKTTFADGSLARVYTVLAGTDVREGVAVSYHPNGKKAVEAPYKNGKLDGVFRSYYENGKLWQTIGYLEGIEEGISTTYFESGGKKSKEVYRDGILNGMTEEYYENGNLRRKLPYVKGHIHGVGKVFDEVGSLVEEMTFEHGMRHGSYRRYKKGLKVLEAKFENNRCVEGCNF, from the coding sequence ATGAAACGCTTTTTTTTCGTTGTGAATATCTCCATAATCCTGCTGTTTGCGGCGGTTTCGGCTTTCGGTGCCGATGCCGGGTCCCAAAATGTGACGCAGGTCAAATATGACACGGTAAAAACCACTTTTGCCGATGGTTCCCTGGCCCGAGTTTATACGGTGCTGGCGGGTACGGATGTTCGCGAAGGGGTGGCTGTTTCCTACCATCCCAACGGCAAAAAGGCTGTGGAGGCTCCCTACAAGAACGGCAAGTTGGACGGGGTGTTCCGCAGCTATTATGAAAACGGAAAATTGTGGCAGACCATCGGTTACCTGGAAGGTATCGAGGAAGGAATTTCAACCACCTACTTTGAAAGCGGTGGGAAGAAATCCAAGGAAGTTTATAGGGACGGAATCCTGAACGGAATGACCGAGGAATATTACGAGAACGGCAATCTGCGCCGTAAGCTTCCCTATGTGAAGGGGCATATCCACGGTGTGGGAAAAGTCTTTGATGAAGTTGGTTCCTTGGTGGAGGAAATGACTTTTGAACATGGGATGAGACATGGCTCTTATCGCAGATACAAAAAGGGCCTCAAGGTTCTTGAGGCCAAGTTCGAAAACAACCGCTGCGTAGAAGGTTGTAATTTCTAA
- a CDS encoding B12-binding domain-containing radical SAM protein, which yields MRITFLNPPFHPMFSRESRSPCVTKSSTLYWPMFLSYAAGTVEADGNEIQLIDSPAMELDLSQTLEGIKKFDPALVICSTSTPSILNDLKVVKAIKEALPNVKIAIMGTHATAEPLESMEMEPALDYVIIGEADYTSRNLVRTLRGDEGAAPIGQFAGLAYRTAEGKVDFQPEGPKIENLNELPWVSKVYRKHLYSCYKKYFYGANLNPLIVILSGRGCPNHCSYCVIPQTLNGHKFRRRDPKDVVDELQYIKDNFEDLGEVFFEDDTFTASHEHVRAICNLILERGLKITWSCNARADVPLDLLKLMKKAGGREMCVGFESASPEVLENIHKGVKNTDKAIEFTKNARKAGLLVHGCFMVGNPGDTPQTLRMTLDYAKKLNPNTAQFYPIMAYPGTEAYKEALASGALQTKDYNQWLDKDGFHRTTIQRGELTSQALVDFCDKARREFYLRPSYIWRQGIMALKNPRERYRVFRGFNTLVKHLFRKHGELAPVARQAPTIKQ from the coding sequence ATGCGCATTACATTTTTAAATCCTCCGTTCCACCCGATGTTCAGCCGCGAATCCCGCAGCCCGTGTGTAACGAAGTCTAGTACACTTTATTGGCCAATGTTCTTGAGCTATGCTGCCGGCACTGTTGAAGCCGACGGTAACGAGATTCAGCTCATCGACAGCCCGGCCATGGAACTGGACCTGTCCCAGACCTTGGAAGGCATCAAGAAGTTTGATCCGGCCCTGGTCATCTGCAGCACCAGCACTCCCAGCATTTTGAACGACCTTAAGGTGGTCAAGGCTATCAAGGAAGCTTTGCCTAACGTGAAGATTGCCATCATGGGCACTCACGCTACCGCAGAGCCTCTGGAATCCATGGAAATGGAACCTGCCCTGGACTACGTGATTATCGGTGAAGCCGACTACACCAGCCGCAACCTGGTCCGCACCCTCCGTGGCGACGAAGGTGCCGCCCCTATCGGTCAGTTTGCAGGTCTCGCCTACCGTACCGCCGAAGGCAAGGTGGACTTCCAGCCCGAAGGCCCGAAGATCGAGAACCTGAACGAACTGCCCTGGGTTTCCAAGGTTTACCGCAAGCATCTTTACAGCTGCTACAAGAAGTACTTCTACGGCGCCAATCTGAACCCGCTGATCGTTATCCTCAGCGGCCGCGGCTGCCCCAACCATTGTAGCTACTGCGTCATTCCTCAGACCTTGAATGGTCACAAGTTCCGCCGTCGCGATCCTAAGGACGTGGTGGACGAACTGCAGTACATCAAGGACAACTTCGAGGATCTTGGCGAAGTCTTCTTCGAAGACGATACCTTTACCGCAAGCCACGAACACGTTCGTGCCATCTGCAACCTGATTCTGGAACGCGGCCTCAAGATTACCTGGAGCTGCAACGCCCGCGCAGACGTCCCCCTGGACCTTCTCAAGCTCATGAAGAAGGCTGGCGGTCGCGAAATGTGCGTCGGTTTCGAAAGCGCTTCCCCGGAAGTTCTGGAAAACATCCACAAGGGCGTCAAGAACACCGACAAGGCTATCGAATTCACCAAGAACGCCCGCAAGGCAGGCCTCTTGGTTCACGGCTGCTTCATGGTGGGTAACCCCGGCGACACTCCCCAGACCCTCCGCATGACTCTGGACTACGCCAAGAAGTTGAACCCCAATACGGCTCAGTTCTACCCCATCATGGCTTACCCCGGTACCGAAGCCTACAAGGAAGCTTTGGCCAGCGGCGCCCTGCAGACCAAGGACTACAACCAGTGGCTGGACAAGGACGGTTTCCACCGTACAACCATCCAGCGTGGCGAACTCACTAGCCAGGCTCTGGTGGACTTCTGCGACAAGGCTCGCCGCGAGTTCTACCTCCGCCCCAGCTACATCTGGCGCCAGGGCATCATGGCATTGAAGAACCCCCGTGAACGCTACCGCGTGTTCCGCGGCTTCAACACCTTGGTGAAGCACTTGTTCCGCAAGCACGGCGAACTGGCTCCCGTAGCCCGCCAGGCTCCCACGATCAAGCAGTAA
- a CDS encoding ABC transporter ATP-binding protein, which translates to MPNVKIDPNDIAIRLKGLKKSFGPQDVLCDVNLDIRRGETMVIIGKSGGGKSVILKHMIGLLQPDGGEVTVDGVTISTPKFFDTHTIRRKMGMLFQMGALFDSMNTGENIAFALREHHPELSEKQIQDVVTEKLQMINLVPEFRTKMPSELSGGMRKRVALARAIALNPEILLYDEPTTGLDPITSDVINDLILDMQSKLGVTSVVVTHDMVSAFKVADRIAMLYNGRIIEVGTVDEIKNTSNPYVHQFITGQRKISVEDGPQD; encoded by the coding sequence ATGCCAAATGTAAAGATCGACCCAAATGATATCGCCATCCGCCTTAAGGGCCTGAAGAAATCCTTCGGTCCCCAGGACGTTCTGTGCGATGTGAATCTGGACATCCGCCGTGGCGAGACTATGGTCATTATCGGTAAGTCCGGTGGTGGCAAGTCCGTTATCCTTAAGCACATGATCGGCCTTCTCCAGCCGGATGGCGGCGAAGTGACCGTGGACGGCGTCACCATCAGTACGCCGAAGTTCTTTGACACCCATACCATCCGCCGCAAGATGGGCATGCTGTTCCAGATGGGCGCCCTGTTCGACTCCATGAACACCGGTGAAAATATCGCCTTCGCTCTCCGTGAACATCATCCGGAACTGTCCGAAAAGCAGATTCAGGACGTGGTGACTGAAAAACTCCAGATGATCAACCTGGTTCCGGAATTCCGCACCAAGATGCCTTCCGAACTTTCAGGCGGTATGCGTAAGCGTGTTGCTCTGGCCCGCGCCATCGCCCTGAACCCCGAAATTCTGCTCTACGATGAACCGACCACCGGTCTTGACCCCATTACCAGCGACGTGATCAATGACTTGATCCTGGATATGCAGAGCAAACTTGGGGTGACTTCCGTGGTGGTGACCCACGACATGGTCAGTGCCTTCAAGGTGGCCGACCGAATCGCCATGCTGTATAACGGAAGAATCATCGAAGTGGGAACAGTGGACGAAATTAAGAACACTAGTAACCCATATGTGCACCAATTTATCACTGGACAGCGCAAAATTTCCGTGGAAGACGGCCCCCAGGACTAG
- a CDS encoding ABC transporter permease, which yields MPLILRPIVWIGDVIVTGISAVGEVICILLNTLKQLRYIHKNPDLIVKQMISIGVSSLPLLFVTSIFTGMVATVCAEFEFHNLVADKFVGTAACKMVLIELGPLLTAIVLAGRVGSAISAELGSMKEKEELAAYTVLGLNPYRYLALPRFVAFITMIPCLTIISNALAIIGGWIVCVLGLDITTYTYVTGMQYLFDPMDLWSGVIKSFVFGTIIYLLGYYHGINAKAGARGVGIATMSVVVSCCLMILILDFVVDALLFF from the coding sequence ATGCCTTTGATTCTACGCCCCATTGTCTGGATCGGTGACGTCATTGTCACTGGTATCTCTGCCGTGGGCGAGGTCATCTGCATTCTGCTCAATACGCTGAAGCAGCTCCGCTATATACACAAGAACCCGGACCTCATCGTAAAGCAGATGATCTCCATTGGTGTGTCTTCTCTGCCGCTTCTTTTCGTGACTTCCATCTTTACTGGCATGGTGGCCACGGTTTGTGCGGAATTCGAATTCCACAACCTGGTTGCAGACAAGTTTGTGGGAACCGCCGCCTGTAAGATGGTGCTTATCGAACTTGGACCCCTGCTTACGGCTATCGTGCTGGCAGGTCGTGTGGGTAGCGCAATCTCCGCAGAACTTGGTTCCATGAAGGAAAAGGAAGAACTGGCGGCCTATACGGTGCTGGGTCTGAATCCTTACCGCTATTTGGCCTTGCCCCGTTTCGTGGCCTTCATTACCATGATTCCTTGCCTCACCATCATTTCCAACGCCTTGGCTATTATCGGTGGTTGGATTGTCTGCGTTCTGGGCCTGGACATCACGACTTATACCTACGTGACCGGCATGCAGTACTTGTTCGACCCCATGGACCTCTGGTCTGGCGTCATCAAGTCCTTTGTCTTTGGTACCATTATTTATTTGCTGGGCTACTACCACGGCATTAATGCCAAGGCCGGTGCCCGCGGTGTGGGTATCGCTACCATGAGCGTGGTGGTTTCCTGCTGCTTGATGATTCTTATTTTGGACTTTGTGGTGGACGCACTGCTGTTCTTCTGA